A genomic segment from Deinococcus sp. YIM 77859 encodes:
- the zwf gene encoding glucose-6-phosphate dehydrogenase produces MTADDQTRGASALPLPQRTQPDTGLIPPARTRSRTKPAEDTENPFRALMRRNRAPEPATLVIFGATGDLAKRKLLPAVFGLWQDGLLGSAFHIVGVGRQEMTDEQFGEFVLEALQHSKETDEIQPGSLQKFRDLLYYEFGDFSEDEVYSRVQQELDRAGQAHGGRKNALFYLSTPPSLFEPISTGLGRVGLADQSEGWRRIIVEKPFGRDLASARELNAALHRVWDESQIYRIDHYLGKETVQNLMAIRFGNAIFEPLWNRSYVDHVQITAAEDLGLEGRAGYYEEAGAVRDMLQNHLMQLFTLTAMEPPAAFDADAIRDEKVKVLRAVRPIPPERVPDVAVRGQYGPGTLYGERVPGYREEPGVKPGSSTPTYVAVKLEVDNWRWQGVPFFLRTGKRLPKKVTEIAVVFKRPPLGMFPGGLERNVLAFRIQPDEGVSLKFSSKSPGQEMVLREVVMDFRYDAFGAPLESPYSRLLLDAMLGDATLFPREDEVDHAWQIVSGLLTAWGTPAPDFPNYPAGTWGPNAADTLIGPDRRWRRL; encoded by the coding sequence ATGACCGCAGACGACCAGACACGAGGGGCGAGTGCTCTCCCGCTTCCGCAGCGGACGCAGCCAGACACGGGCCTGATCCCCCCCGCCCGAACCCGCTCACGCACGAAGCCTGCAGAGGACACGGAAAATCCTTTTCGCGCGCTTATGCGCCGCAACCGTGCCCCGGAGCCCGCCACACTGGTGATTTTCGGGGCGACCGGCGACCTTGCCAAACGCAAGCTGCTGCCCGCCGTGTTCGGGCTGTGGCAAGACGGTCTGCTGGGAAGCGCCTTTCATATCGTGGGCGTGGGCCGGCAGGAGATGACGGACGAGCAGTTCGGGGAGTTCGTGCTGGAGGCCCTCCAACACAGCAAGGAAACCGACGAGATCCAGCCGGGTTCTCTCCAGAAGTTCCGTGACCTGCTGTACTACGAGTTCGGAGACTTCTCTGAGGACGAGGTCTACAGCCGAGTGCAGCAGGAACTTGACCGGGCTGGACAAGCACACGGCGGGCGCAAGAATGCCCTCTTTTACCTCTCGACGCCCCCCAGCCTGTTTGAGCCCATCAGCACCGGCCTGGGCCGGGTGGGCCTGGCCGATCAAAGCGAGGGCTGGCGCCGCATCATCGTAGAAAAGCCCTTTGGGCGCGATCTGGCTTCGGCACGCGAGCTGAATGCGGCCCTGCACCGCGTCTGGGACGAGTCGCAGATCTACCGTATTGACCACTACCTGGGCAAGGAGACGGTGCAGAACCTGATGGCGATTCGCTTCGGCAACGCCATCTTCGAGCCGCTGTGGAACCGCAGCTACGTCGACCACGTGCAGATTACCGCCGCCGAGGATCTAGGGCTGGAAGGCCGCGCCGGGTACTACGAGGAGGCTGGGGCGGTGCGCGACATGCTGCAAAACCACCTCATGCAGCTTTTCACCCTGACCGCGATGGAACCTCCCGCCGCCTTTGACGCCGACGCGATTCGCGACGAGAAGGTCAAGGTGCTGCGGGCGGTTCGGCCCATTCCCCCGGAACGCGTTCCGGATGTCGCCGTACGCGGTCAGTACGGTCCCGGCACGCTGTACGGCGAGCGGGTGCCGGGCTACCGCGAGGAACCCGGCGTGAAGCCCGGCAGCAGCACCCCGACCTATGTGGCCGTGAAGCTGGAGGTGGACAACTGGCGCTGGCAGGGTGTTCCCTTTTTCCTGCGCACCGGCAAGAGACTGCCTAAAAAGGTCACCGAGATCGCCGTGGTGTTCAAGCGCCCGCCGCTGGGCATGTTTCCAGGCGGACTGGAACGCAACGTGCTGGCCTTTCGCATTCAGCCCGACGAGGGCGTGAGCTTAAAGTTCTCCTCCAAGTCTCCGGGGCAAGAGATGGTGCTGCGCGAGGTGGTGATGGACTTCCGGTACGACGCTTTTGGCGCGCCCCTGGAAAGCCCGTATTCCCGGCTGCTGCTTGACGCCATGCTGGGTGACGCGACCCTCTTCCCCCGCGAGGACGAAGTCGACCATGCCTGGCAGATCGTCTCCGGCCTGCTGACGGCCTGGGGCACGCCTGCCCCCGACTTCCCCAACTACCCGGCGGGCACCTGGGGCCCCAACGCGGCCGACACGCTGATCGGGCCGGACCGGCGTTGGAGGCGGCTATGA
- the gnd gene encoding phosphogluconate dehydrogenase (NAD(+)-dependent, decarboxylating) produces MKLGMIGLGKMGGNMVLRLLRGGQQVVGYDRLEANVALIEAEGAQGARTVDELIAALGQPGERVVWVMVPAGIITQAVIDDLAARLAPGDIIIDGGNSNFKDTMRRAEALAGRGIHFVDVGTSGGVWGLTEGYAMMVGGPKEAVERLRPIFEALAPAPDRGWGRVGPSGAGHYVKMVHNGIEYGMMQAYAEGFELMRNKTEFNLDMAQIAELWRHGSVIRSWLLDLTAEALKNQADFSQLSDYVADSGEGRWTVIDSVEQGVPTPVITLATQMRFRSQQEVSYAGQMLSAMRRAFGGHAVKTLEATRQEGVVPEVQPGEHPVAAAPQNIPTQAARPDTGSQQQAEELGETGQQRVTGDGA; encoded by the coding sequence ATGAAACTAGGCATGATCGGGCTGGGCAAGATGGGCGGCAACATGGTGCTGCGGCTTCTGCGGGGCGGGCAACAGGTTGTCGGCTACGACCGGCTGGAGGCCAATGTGGCGCTGATCGAGGCCGAGGGCGCACAGGGCGCCCGCACGGTGGACGAGCTGATAGCGGCGCTGGGGCAACCCGGGGAGCGGGTGGTGTGGGTGATGGTGCCGGCCGGGATCATCACGCAGGCGGTGATCGACGACCTCGCCGCGCGCCTCGCACCGGGAGACATCATCATCGACGGCGGCAATTCCAACTTCAAGGATACGATGCGCCGAGCCGAGGCGCTGGCCGGTCGGGGCATTCACTTCGTCGACGTGGGCACCTCGGGCGGCGTGTGGGGCCTGACCGAGGGGTACGCGATGATGGTCGGGGGCCCGAAAGAGGCGGTTGAGCGCCTGCGGCCCATCTTTGAGGCGCTTGCCCCGGCGCCCGACCGGGGGTGGGGGCGCGTGGGGCCTTCGGGGGCGGGGCACTACGTGAAGATGGTGCACAACGGCATCGAGTACGGCATGATGCAGGCCTATGCCGAAGGCTTCGAGCTGATGCGCAACAAGACCGAGTTCAACCTGGATATGGCGCAGATCGCCGAACTGTGGCGGCACGGCTCGGTGATTCGCTCGTGGCTGCTGGATCTCACCGCCGAGGCGCTGAAAAACCAGGCCGATTTCAGTCAGCTCTCCGACTACGTGGCCGACTCGGGCGAGGGGCGCTGGACCGTGATCGACTCGGTCGAGCAGGGGGTCCCCACCCCGGTGATCACGCTGGCGACCCAGATGCGCTTCCGCTCACAGCAGGAGGTCAGCTACGCGGGGCAGATGCTTTCGGCGATGCGCCGTGCCTTTGGAGGACACGCCGTCAAGACGCTGGAGGCGACTCGGCAAGAAGGCGTGGTGCCGGAGGTGCAGCCCGGCGAACACCCCGTGGCCGCCGCTCCGCAGAACATCCCCACCCAGGCCGCGCGGCCCGACACCGGCAGTCAGCAGCAGGCCGAGGAACTGGGTGAGACCGGTCAGCAGCGCGTGACGGGGGACGGCGCATGA
- a CDS encoding SRPBCC family protein, producing the protein MAEDIHIKQNLVVRARPDVLYRLALEPKRRVKWDPNLVRAEYEGGEGRLSNNALVRFKFSRRLLGLSFVARYGQLQAPLRGGWESVRHVGPLEKLTQSWVFKAMPGGTEVTLTLNARVRYRWVRRPVERLLHNLVVTTLLELQRQVDAPGAQLLEDMGRELQRKQKAEQQAAKAAAKAARRGK; encoded by the coding sequence ATGGCCGAAGACATCCACATCAAGCAGAACCTCGTGGTGCGGGCACGGCCGGACGTGCTCTACCGCCTGGCCCTGGAACCCAAGCGGCGGGTGAAGTGGGACCCCAATCTGGTGCGGGCAGAGTACGAGGGCGGCGAGGGGCGCCTCAGCAACAATGCGTTGGTGCGCTTCAAGTTCTCGCGGCGGCTGCTCGGCCTGAGCTTCGTGGCGCGGTACGGTCAGCTGCAGGCGCCACTGCGCGGCGGCTGGGAGAGCGTGCGGCACGTGGGACCGCTGGAAAAGCTCACGCAGAGCTGGGTTTTCAAGGCCATGCCGGGCGGCACCGAGGTCACCCTGACCCTCAACGCGCGGGTACGGTACCGCTGGGTCCGCCGCCCCGTCGAGCGGCTACTCCACAACCTGGTTGTGACCACGTTGCTGGAACTTCAGCGGCAGGTGGACGCACCCGGCGCCCAGCTCCTAGAGGACATGGGCCGCGAGCTGCAACGCAAGCAGAAGGCCGAGCAGCAGGCTGCCAAAGCCGCTGCCAAAGCGGCGCGGCGCGGAAAGTAG
- a CDS encoding PIG-L deacetylase family protein, translating into MRLMAVFAHPDDEIGCIGTLAKHGARGDEVMLVWTTLGELASQFGDAPHEEVRRVRREHGAWVAGRIGARHHFFDMGDSRMTGGRQEALQLARLYAHFRPNAVITWSDDHPHPDHRMTAKIAFDALTLARIPKIINESGGGAAMPPAPNLSGDEAVESGEDVTRLEAWREPVRFYQYYAPASPYPEVFVDISETFGVAEDVAAYYRDFYRWNWTAEQFREGRAALGRLAGVPYAERFTLRASHPRARAYLD; encoded by the coding sequence ATGCGACTCATGGCCGTCTTTGCACATCCCGACGACGAGATCGGCTGTATCGGAACGCTGGCAAAACACGGGGCGCGGGGTGACGAGGTGATGCTCGTCTGGACGACGCTCGGAGAACTTGCCTCGCAGTTCGGGGACGCCCCGCACGAGGAGGTTCGTCGGGTGCGGCGCGAGCACGGGGCGTGGGTGGCTGGGCGCATCGGGGCCCGGCACCACTTCTTCGATATGGGAGACAGCCGCATGACGGGTGGGCGGCAAGAGGCGCTGCAACTCGCGCGGCTGTACGCGCACTTCCGGCCCAACGCGGTGATCACCTGGAGTGACGACCACCCGCACCCCGACCACCGCATGACCGCCAAAATCGCCTTTGACGCGCTCACCCTGGCCCGCATTCCCAAGATCATCAACGAGTCGGGCGGCGGCGCGGCCATGCCCCCAGCGCCCAACCTCAGTGGCGACGAGGCGGTCGAAAGCGGAGAGGACGTGACCCGCCTGGAAGCCTGGCGCGAGCCGGTGCGCTTCTACCAGTACTACGCGCCCGCCAGCCCCTACCCGGAAGTGTTTGTGGATATCTCCGAGACCTTTGGGGTCGCCGAAGACGTGGCGGCCTACTACCGCGACTTCTACCGCTGGAACTGGACCGCCGAGCAGTTCCGTGAGGGCCGAGCTGCTCTAGGCCGCCTCGCCGGCGTGCCGTATGCCGAGCGCTTTACCCTGCGCGCCTCGCACCCGCGCGCACGCGCCTATCTGGACTGA
- a CDS encoding DUF4870 domain-containing protein: protein MSFPEPHPPVSPPVPGPDPTLIPEAQRTPALILHLSPLLGLVLPALGNVLGPLAAWLAYRDRAPVLDQQGKEALNFQLSVWLYSLLTGLLFFALFSLGFLGGAFGAAAGSPSLGALAIFGSLAAFFAFFIPASLVLWLFPLVVMLLAVVRVSQGQTYRYPLSIRFLR from the coding sequence ATGAGCTTTCCCGAACCGCACCCCCCCGTTTCCCCGCCGGTTCCGGGGCCAGATCCCACCTTGATCCCCGAAGCCCAGCGCACGCCCGCCCTGATCCTGCACCTCTCGCCGCTGCTGGGGCTGGTGCTGCCCGCCTTGGGCAACGTGCTGGGGCCGCTTGCCGCGTGGCTGGCCTACCGCGACCGCGCCCCGGTGCTCGATCAGCAGGGCAAGGAAGCGCTGAATTTCCAGCTGAGCGTGTGGCTGTACTCCTTGCTCACCGGCCTGCTGTTTTTCGCCCTCTTCAGCCTGGGCTTCCTCGGCGGCGCGTTCGGGGCGGCGGCGGGCAGTCCCAGTCTGGGCGCCTTGGCCATCTTCGGCAGTTTGGCCGCCTTCTTTGCCTTTTTCATTCCGGCCAGCCTGGTGCTGTGGCTTTTTCCCCTCGTCGTGATGCTTCTCGCCGTGGTTCGGGTCAGCCAGGGGCAGACGTACCGGTATCCGCTCAGCATTCGCTTTCTTCGCTAG
- the rnhA gene encoding ribonuclease HI gives MTRPGGKAPFRKSPAQRAQDAARDLLPIKAGIQPQVPVAGEQVDLYSDGACDTATGHGGWATLLKYRGKELVLSGHEEETTNNRMELRALLEGLRVLKRPCQVRVVTDSQYLRKAFTDGWLLKWQRNGWRTASGEPVKNQDLWEELITLARTHALTFVWVRGHNGHGENERVDRLAVEERKKLRTRETARRTRGSL, from the coding sequence ATGACGCGCCCAGGCGGGAAAGCCCCCTTCCGGAAATCCCCCGCACAAAGGGCCCAGGACGCCGCCCGCGACCTCCTGCCCATCAAGGCGGGCATTCAGCCGCAGGTGCCGGTTGCGGGAGAACAGGTTGATCTCTACAGTGACGGTGCGTGCGACACGGCGACCGGGCACGGCGGCTGGGCCACCCTCCTGAAGTACCGTGGCAAGGAACTCGTCCTTAGCGGCCATGAGGAAGAGACCACCAACAACCGCATGGAGCTGCGCGCCCTGCTCGAGGGGCTCAGGGTTCTCAAGCGGCCCTGCCAGGTGCGGGTGGTCACCGACAGCCAGTATCTGCGCAAGGCCTTTACGGACGGCTGGCTTCTGAAGTGGCAGCGCAACGGCTGGCGAACAGCGAGCGGTGAGCCGGTGAAAAACCAGGATCTTTGGGAAGAACTGATCACGCTGGCCCGGACCCATGCCCTGACCTTTGTCTGGGTGCGGGGCCACAACGGGCACGGCGAGAACGAGCGGGTGGATAGGCTCGCGGTGGAGGAGCGCAAAAAGCTCAGGACCCGGGAGACGGCACGGCGCACCAGGGGCTCTCTATAG
- a CDS encoding MFS transporter — MASTHFSGIPAGGWRTFLALWASQSVSQIGSYVAWFALNVYVVQTLYPQPDQKAPLALALGALAIGSTLVTVLLAPVAGSVVDRVNRQRVMLTCDVLAGLLTLGLFALMLGVVIPFPLLLAFVLVTQALSLFHEAALESSYVMIVPEAQLTRANGMMQTTRQFSNLLAPGLATLLIGLPALLGQGSWLASLRSGVPFALLIDGLSFLLAAAVLARLAIPSPPPAEHHGSAAANLKADTRLGWTYLLRRPPLLHLLILAAALNFATAAIPVYQTLLTTFTLEADRAARGLGFASALAIIQTATSAGMVLGGLAISAWGGLKRRRVLGILLPALLCGVGIVLMGLSRDVALTAFAFALTVFVMPITNAHSAGIWQAQVPRELQGRVFAVRRVVGRFTVPLGMAFVTALSTALPPGPVIAVLGLLVIVICAVQLLNPVVQRVEDREYVEALAAARGG; from the coding sequence ATGGCCTCAACCCACTTTTCAGGCATCCCGGCAGGGGGCTGGCGCACGTTTCTGGCCCTGTGGGCGTCGCAGTCGGTGAGTCAGATCGGCAGCTATGTGGCGTGGTTCGCGCTCAATGTGTACGTTGTCCAGACGCTGTACCCGCAGCCCGACCAGAAAGCGCCGCTGGCCCTCGCGCTGGGGGCCTTGGCGATCGGCTCCACCCTGGTGACGGTACTGCTCGCGCCGGTCGCCGGGTCGGTGGTGGACCGGGTCAACCGTCAGCGCGTCATGCTGACGTGTGACGTGCTGGCGGGGCTTCTCACCCTGGGCCTGTTCGCCCTGATGCTGGGGGTGGTGATCCCCTTCCCGCTGCTGCTGGCCTTTGTGCTCGTCACCCAGGCCCTGAGCCTCTTCCACGAGGCTGCCCTGGAAAGCAGCTACGTGATGATCGTCCCCGAGGCCCAGCTCACCCGGGCCAACGGCATGATGCAGACCACCCGGCAGTTTTCCAACCTGCTCGCGCCCGGCCTCGCCACGCTGCTGATCGGGCTGCCCGCGCTGTTGGGGCAGGGGAGCTGGCTGGCCTCGCTGCGCAGCGGCGTGCCCTTTGCCCTCCTCATCGACGGCCTGAGTTTTCTGCTGGCTGCTGCGGTGCTCGCCCGCCTCGCCATTCCCAGTCCTCCCCCTGCCGAACATCACGGCAGTGCTGCCGCGAACCTCAAGGCCGACACCCGGCTGGGCTGGACGTACCTGCTGCGGCGCCCCCCCCTGCTGCACCTGCTGATCCTGGCCGCCGCGCTGAATTTTGCCACCGCTGCCATCCCCGTCTACCAGACCCTGCTGACCACCTTTACGCTGGAGGCGGACCGGGCCGCGCGGGGCCTTGGTTTTGCGAGTGCGCTCGCCATCATCCAGACCGCTACCAGTGCGGGCATGGTGTTGGGTGGCCTCGCCATCAGCGCCTGGGGCGGCCTGAAGCGGCGGCGGGTCCTCGGGATCCTGCTGCCGGCTCTGCTGTGCGGAGTCGGCATCGTCCTGATGGGTCTTTCCCGTGACGTCGCCCTGACCGCTTTCGCCTTTGCGCTGACCGTCTTTGTGATGCCCATCACCAACGCCCACAGCGCCGGGATCTGGCAGGCGCAGGTGCCCCGCGAACTTCAGGGACGGGTGTTTGCGGTGCGCCGCGTGGTGGGCCGCTTTACGGTGCCGCTGGGCATGGCCTTTGTCACGGCCCTCTCCACCGCTCTGCCGCCCGGACCGGTCATCGCCGTCCTGGGGCTCTTGGTGATCGTGATCTGCGCCGTGCAGCTCCTGAATCCGGTGGTTCAGCGCGTGGAAGACCGCGAGTACGTGGAGGCGTTGGCCGCGGCGCGAGGTGGCTAG
- a CDS encoding intradiol ring-cleavage dioxygenase, with the protein MDNDDAMVGTLLSRRRALALLGLGGGALATTGLMGCNGTAAGSGTGTGGTGTALPSCVVRPALTEGPYFVDTKLQRSDIRSDTGTGTIQLGVPLSLTFQITRVGSGGCTPLGGVMVDLWQCNALGVYSGVSGNGQPSTVGQDFLRGYQLTDARGEATFTTIYPGWYPGRTPHLHFKLRVLSASGSTQEFTSQLFFEDALSDTIYRTVSPYATKGANRSVRNANDNIYQNGGSQLLLTLSGDAASGYRSTIDIGMNIA; encoded by the coding sequence ATGGACAACGACGACGCGATGGTAGGAACGCTGCTGAGCCGCCGCCGAGCGCTCGCGCTGCTGGGTCTGGGGGGCGGGGCACTGGCAACGACGGGACTGATGGGCTGCAACGGCACGGCAGCGGGCAGCGGCACGGGAACCGGGGGAACGGGCACGGCTCTTCCCTCCTGTGTGGTGCGCCCCGCACTGACCGAGGGGCCCTACTTTGTGGACACCAAGCTTCAGCGCAGTGACATCCGCAGCGACACGGGGACGGGCACGATCCAGCTCGGCGTTCCCCTGAGCCTCACCTTTCAGATCACCCGGGTTGGCAGCGGGGGCTGCACCCCTCTCGGCGGGGTGATGGTGGACCTCTGGCAGTGTAATGCCCTCGGCGTCTACAGCGGCGTGAGCGGAAACGGCCAGCCGAGCACCGTTGGGCAGGACTTCCTGCGGGGTTACCAGCTCACGGACGCCCGGGGCGAGGCCACCTTTACGACGATCTATCCCGGGTGGTATCCGGGACGCACCCCCCATCTCCACTTCAAGCTGCGGGTGCTTTCGGCGAGCGGCTCCACCCAGGAATTTACCTCGCAGCTCTTCTTCGAGGACGCGCTCAGTGACACCATCTACCGCACCGTCAGCCCCTACGCCACCAAGGGCGCGAACCGCAGCGTGCGAAACGCCAACGACAACATCTACCAAAACGGGGGCAGCCAACTTCTCCTCACCCTCAGCGGCGACGCAGCGAGCGGCTACCGGTCCACCATAGACATCGGGATGAACATCGCCTGA
- the glmU gene encoding bifunctional UDP-N-acetylglucosamine diphosphorylase/glucosamine-1-phosphate N-acetyltransferase GlmU: MTEPDRPLDVLILAAGQGTRMKSALPKVLHPVAGRPMVAWAVRAAQELGARQVVVVTGHGAPQVEAALSGSGVRFARQQRQLGTGHAFLVGAQALPSTGDADILVLYGDTPLLRTETLRELIAEHRAQGSALTVLTGELPDATGYGRILRDADGNVERIVEEKAATPEEKAVREFNSGVYVMDARAPELARRITNSNPAGEYYLTDLLELYRGEGAKVRAFRLTDPDEVTGANDRAGLAAAEAILRRRINAAHMRAGVTLQDPDTTRIEDTVTLGRDVTLEPGVILRGQTRVADGVTVGAYSVVTDSVLEAGAVVKPHSVLEGARVGAGSDVGPFARLRPGTVLGEGVHIGNFVETKNAQLAAGVKAGHLAYLGDVTVGQETNIGAGTIVANFDGVEKHQSSVGAGVFIGSNSTLIAPRVIGNAAFVAAGSTVHEDVPEGALAIARGKQRTVEGWSRRYWGGLREKVGQKLPWLARWLARQGER, translated from the coding sequence ATGACTGAACCCGATCGTCCGTTGGACGTCCTTATTCTTGCCGCGGGACAAGGCACCCGCATGAAATCCGCACTTCCTAAAGTGCTTCACCCGGTGGCCGGGCGGCCCATGGTTGCCTGGGCGGTTCGCGCCGCGCAGGAACTCGGCGCGCGGCAGGTGGTTGTGGTGACGGGACACGGCGCGCCGCAGGTGGAGGCAGCACTCTCCGGAAGCGGCGTGCGCTTTGCCCGGCAGCAGCGGCAGCTGGGCACCGGACATGCCTTCCTGGTCGGCGCCCAGGCGCTGCCCAGCACGGGGGACGCCGACATCCTGGTGCTGTACGGGGACACCCCGCTCCTACGCACCGAGACGCTGCGTGAGCTTATCGCCGAACACCGCGCGCAGGGAAGCGCCCTCACGGTCCTGACGGGGGAGCTGCCCGACGCGACCGGCTATGGCCGTATCCTGCGGGACGCGGACGGCAACGTCGAGCGCATCGTGGAGGAAAAGGCCGCCACGCCCGAAGAAAAGGCGGTCCGCGAATTCAACTCCGGGGTGTACGTGATGGACGCTCGCGCCCCCGAACTCGCGCGCCGCATCACCAACAGCAACCCGGCGGGTGAGTATTACCTGACCGATCTGCTCGAACTGTACCGGGGCGAGGGCGCCAAGGTGCGCGCCTTTCGGCTGACCGATCCGGACGAGGTGACTGGGGCGAATGACCGCGCCGGTCTGGCCGCAGCCGAGGCCATCTTGCGGCGACGAATCAACGCGGCGCATATGCGGGCCGGGGTGACCCTCCAGGACCCGGACACCACCCGGATCGAGGACACCGTCACCCTGGGCCGCGACGTGACGCTCGAGCCGGGGGTGATTCTGCGGGGGCAAACGCGCGTCGCGGACGGCGTGACGGTGGGAGCCTACAGCGTGGTCACGGACAGCGTGCTCGAGGCTGGCGCTGTGGTCAAACCCCACAGCGTGCTGGAGGGAGCGCGAGTCGGTGCGGGCAGCGATGTGGGCCCATTTGCTCGCCTGCGCCCCGGTACCGTGCTGGGCGAGGGAGTCCACATCGGCAACTTTGTGGAGACGAAAAACGCGCAGCTCGCTGCGGGCGTCAAGGCGGGGCACCTCGCCTACCTGGGGGACGTCACGGTCGGCCAGGAGACGAACATCGGCGCGGGCACCATCGTCGCCAACTTCGACGGGGTGGAGAAACACCAGAGCAGCGTCGGGGCCGGCGTCTTTATCGGCTCCAACTCCACCCTGATCGCCCCCCGCGTGATCGGGAACGCGGCCTTTGTCGCGGCGGGCAGCACCGTCCACGAGGACGTTCCGGAAGGGGCCCTCGCCATCGCCCGCGGCAAGCAGCGCACCGTGGAGGGCTGGTCGCGCCGCTACTGGGGCGGCCTGCGGGAGAAGGTGGGCCAGAAACTGCCCTGGCTGGCGAGGTGGCTGGCGCGGCAGGGGGAGCGTTAG